A window of the Oscillospiraceae bacterium NTUH-002-81 genome harbors these coding sequences:
- a CDS encoding deoxyguanosinetriphosphate triphosphohydrolase: MTIREKQELWERKYLSPYASLSERSRGRDREEEPCDIRPVYQRDRDRILHSKAFRRMKHKTQVFLTPMGDHYRTRLTHTLEVSQNARTIARALRMNESLVEAIALGHDLGHTPFGHAGERVLNELCEGGFAHYEQSVRVVEVLEKKGQGLNLTWETRDGIRNHGTAGHPHTLEGKIVRFSDKIAYINHDIDDAIRAGILREEDIPAEYREILGNSTKERLNTLIHDMIWNSEGKDDICMSAHVEGAMRDLRSFMFEHVYTNPVAKSEEAKAANLLTGLFEYYMKHPDELPAEYLDMMKEREQAMDRTICDYIAGMTDQYAIAKFQEFYVPKAWSV, from the coding sequence ATGACGATCAGGGAGAAACAGGAACTGTGGGAGCGGAAGTACTTAAGTCCGTATGCATCTCTGAGTGAGAGATCCAGAGGAAGGGACCGGGAGGAGGAGCCGTGCGACATTCGCCCGGTGTACCAGCGGGACCGGGACCGGATCCTGCATTCCAAGGCATTTCGCCGGATGAAGCATAAGACCCAGGTGTTTCTGACGCCCATGGGAGATCACTACCGCACGCGGCTGACCCATACGCTGGAGGTTTCCCAGAATGCCCGGACGATCGCCCGGGCGCTCCGGATGAACGAATCTCTGGTGGAAGCCATTGCGCTGGGCCATGACCTGGGGCATACGCCTTTTGGACACGCGGGAGAGCGGGTGCTCAACGAGCTGTGCGAGGGCGGCTTCGCCCACTATGAGCAGAGTGTCCGCGTGGTGGAGGTGCTGGAGAAGAAGGGCCAGGGGCTGAACCTGACCTGGGAGACGAGAGACGGCATCCGCAACCATGGAACGGCGGGCCATCCCCATACGCTGGAGGGCAAGATCGTCCGTTTTTCCGATAAGATCGCCTATATCAACCACGATATCGACGATGCGATCCGGGCCGGGATCCTGCGGGAGGAGGACATTCCTGCCGAGTACCGGGAGATTCTGGGCAATTCCACCAAGGAACGCCTGAACACGCTGATCCACGATATGATCTGGAACAGTGAGGGGAAGGATGATATCTGCATGTCCGCCCATGTGGAGGGCGCCATGCGGGATTTGCGCAGTTTTATGTTCGAGCATGTGTATACCAATCCGGTGGCGAAATCGGAGGAAGCCAAGGCGGCGAACCTTCTCACGGGTCTGTTTGAGTATTATATGAAGCATCCCGATGAGTTGCCGGCGGAATATCTCGATATGATGAAGGAAAGAGAGCAGGCGATGGACCGGACGATCTGCGATTATATCGCGGGGATGACGGATCAGTACGCCATTGCCAAATTCCAGGAATTCTATGTACCGAAGGCCTGGAGTGTATAG
- a CDS encoding alpha/beta hydrolase — MEREKRNAQLMKLIRAVHSVVGSEDIGKNRISQEQMARKLGHSRDITYTEFEINGIPAQWSCVNRRHMKKYVILYCHGGGYFTGSMHYARMITNRLAESTSMDVLCFEYRLAPEHPYPAAVDDALAVWDHLMYLGYGSRDIIVAGDSAGGNLALELGLTLKKQGRLLPRGFVLFSPWTDMTFTGKSHEVKQNVDPVLTPDYLERARSAYVGNCGLPYADDRLSPLFGDFAGFPPVYIQAGGNEMLLSDSVNLAKKLVKSNVSCKIDVYRGMWHVFQMSPFKTAYDAMDKIAEFIFDICR; from the coding sequence ATGGAGAGAGAAAAACGCAATGCGCAGCTGATGAAACTGATCCGTGCCGTGCACAGCGTGGTGGGCAGTGAGGATATTGGGAAAAACCGGATTTCTCAGGAGCAGATGGCCCGAAAGCTGGGGCATTCCCGGGATATTACCTATACAGAATTTGAGATCAATGGTATTCCGGCCCAGTGGAGTTGTGTGAACCGCAGACATATGAAGAAATATGTGATCCTGTACTGCCATGGCGGAGGTTATTTCACCGGCAGTATGCATTACGCCAGGATGATCACCAACCGGCTGGCGGAGAGCACATCCATGGACGTCCTCTGTTTTGAGTACCGTCTGGCGCCGGAACACCCGTACCCGGCAGCAGTGGACGATGCGCTGGCTGTGTGGGACCACCTTATGTATCTGGGCTATGGCAGCCGGGATATCATTGTTGCGGGGGATTCTGCAGGCGGCAATCTGGCACTGGAGCTGGGGCTGACGCTGAAAAAGCAGGGCCGCCTTCTGCCCAGGGGATTCGTGCTGTTTTCTCCCTGGACGGATATGACCTTCACCGGCAAGAGCCATGAGGTGAAGCAGAACGTGGATCCGGTGCTGACGCCGGACTATCTGGAACGGGCCAGAAGCGCCTATGTGGGAAATTGCGGGCTGCCTTATGCGGATGACCGGCTGTCCCCGCTGTTCGGCGATTTTGCAGGCTTTCCGCCGGTATATATCCAGGCCGGGGGCAACGAAATGCTGCTCAGCGATTCCGTGAATCTGGCAAAAAAGCTTGTCAAGTCCAATGTTTCCTGCAAAATCGACGTGTACAGGGGCATGTGGCATGTGTTCCAGATGTCGCCCTTCAAGACGGCCTATGACGCCATGGACAAGATCGCGGAGTTTATTTTTGATATCTGCCGGTAA